In the Aromatoleum bremense genome, one interval contains:
- a CDS encoding AAA family ATPase — protein sequence MLNRLDLQHFKCFELLKLPLADLTLLSGSNASGKSSVLQALVLLHQTMREHEWSRRLMLNGGAISLGTVSDVVDKVHGRHSFEIGVVDDSLNCRWTFSGERPEMSLAVDRIVVGDSVHDRPGKLRYLLPYEEGNGTLELANRLRDLTYITAERVGPREVYALEDRQVATVVGPAGEHAVSVLHWRRDEHVLQQLAIDDVAATLLRQVEARMGTFFPGCALVVQQVPQANAVTLGLRTSDDTDFHRPIHVGFGLTQVFPIVVAALSAKVGDILLIENPEVHLHPAGQALMGQFLADVSCAGVQVIVETHSDHILNGVRRSVKAQRLKPEQVAIHFFRSRTSEGAQIVSPQLDKTGNIDVWPDGFFDQFDKDMNHFAGWGR from the coding sequence ATGCTTAATCGACTTGATCTCCAGCACTTCAAGTGCTTTGAGCTACTGAAGCTCCCGCTTGCCGATTTGACGCTACTTTCCGGCTCCAACGCGTCCGGTAAGTCATCGGTCCTTCAGGCGCTCGTATTGTTGCACCAGACAATGCGCGAACACGAATGGTCGAGACGCCTTATGTTGAACGGCGGTGCGATCTCTTTGGGAACGGTGTCCGATGTGGTCGATAAGGTGCACGGACGACACAGTTTCGAGATCGGAGTAGTGGACGACAGCTTGAACTGTCGTTGGACGTTCTCCGGTGAGCGACCCGAGATGTCCCTAGCGGTTGATCGAATCGTTGTCGGTGACTCGGTACATGACCGACCAGGCAAGTTGCGCTACTTGCTTCCATACGAAGAAGGCAACGGAACGCTTGAGTTGGCTAATCGGTTGCGAGATCTCACATACATAACGGCGGAAAGAGTGGGGCCGCGAGAGGTATATGCACTTGAGGATCGGCAGGTTGCTACCGTAGTTGGGCCTGCGGGGGAGCATGCCGTAAGCGTTTTGCATTGGAGGCGTGACGAGCACGTGCTCCAACAGCTCGCAATCGACGATGTCGCGGCAACGTTGTTGCGGCAAGTCGAGGCACGTATGGGTACGTTTTTCCCAGGTTGTGCCCTAGTTGTGCAGCAGGTGCCGCAGGCCAACGCAGTAACCCTCGGTCTGCGCACATCAGATGACACGGATTTCCATCGCCCTATTCATGTCGGGTTCGGACTTACCCAGGTTTTCCCAATTGTCGTAGCGGCTCTCTCTGCAAAGGTGGGAGACATACTCTTGATCGAGAACCCAGAGGTGCATCTCCATCCTGCTGGACAGGCTTTAATGGGCCAATTCTTGGCAGATGTCTCTTGCGCAGGTGTCCAAGTCATCGTCGAAACGCATAGTGACCACATCCTCAATGGCGTACGGAGATCCGTTAAGGCACAGCGGTTGAAGCCGGAGCAGGTCGCAATTCACTTCTTTCGTTCGCGTACCTCCGAAGGAGCCCAGATCGTGAGTCCTCAGTTGGACAAAACCGGCAATATTGATGTCTGGCCAGATGGATTTTTCGACCAGTTCGACAAGGACATGAACCACTTTGCTGGCTGGGGGAGATGA